A portion of the Musa acuminata AAA Group cultivar baxijiao chromosome BXJ1-1, Cavendish_Baxijiao_AAA, whole genome shotgun sequence genome contains these proteins:
- the LOC103979536 gene encoding probable hexosyltransferase MUCI70 isoform X1, whose translation METEAQRLLSLRASYRTERGNRNAGTKDAADETDVSANGKGIKDPLKMVWRRGFIRLVLVSAIVWMLLILFALLFHLWSCHSSISFLSALCKKDSKVLGILDTMGLTTKQQHRCSIPLMDDPDAIVIPKRTPDTIPKFLKYVLEDDQGNANEKSQPLFGGHQSWKQRENSFKLNTTMKVHCGCMKNGGAEMEALDVKYAKKCRFVVASGIFDGYDTPHQPYNISLRSRKLFCFLMVVDEVSLDFIKQNVTVREASDGGKWVGIWRLVTLHHPPYDEPRRNGKVPKILTHRLFPQAQYSIWIDGKMELIVDPLLILERYLWRGKHTFAIACHKHHRSIYEEADAIKRRKRYARPLIDLHMKIYHYEGMELWSPKKRTISDVPEGAVIIREHTTMTNLFSCLWFNEVNLFTPRDQLSFGYVVYRLEEFKFFMFPNCEYNSLFILHRHTREHSSVVEWVKSLDEFKGNKTGLKESRGGLGLWTPYPGDLNSVQLPSVKRTSPAG comes from the exons ATGGAGACTGAAGCCCAGCGCTTGCTCTCCTTGCGAGCCTCTTATCGAACGGAGAGGGGTAATCGGAATGCTGGCACCAAAG ATGCAGCCGATGAAACCGATGTCTCTGCCAACGGAAAGGGCATTAAAGATCCTCTGAAGATGGTCTGGCGGAGGGGTTTCATACGGTTGGTCCTCGTGTCAGCCATTGTGTGGATGCTGCTCATCCTTTTTGCCTTGCTATTTCATTTGTGGTCGTGtcattcttctattagcttcttgTCAG CTCTTTGTAAAAAAGACAGCAAAGTTCTTGGTATCTTAGACACAATGGGTCTCACTACCAAGCAACAACATC GTTGCTCAATTCCTCTTATGGATGACCCAGATGCCATAGTCATTCCAAAGAGAACTCCCGATACCATCCCAAAATTTCTAAAATATGTATTGGAAGATGACCAAGGAAATGCCAATGAGAAGTCTCAACCACTTTTTGGGGGACATCAGAGCTGGAAACAAAGAGAAAATAGTTTCAAACTGAATACAACTATGAAG GTGCACTGTGGCTGTATGAAAAATGGAGGTGCAGAAATGGAAGCTTTAGATGTGAAATATGCAAAGAAATGTAGGTTTGTAGTTGCCTCTGGCATTTTTGATGGGTATGACACTCCCCATCAACCTTACAACATAAGTCTTCGTTCCAGAAAGCTATTCTGCTTTCTGATGGTAGTTGATGAGGTCTCTCTTGATTTCATTAAGCAAAATGTAACTGTTAGAGAAGCCAGTGATGGAGGAAAATGGGTAGGTATTTGGCGCCTTGTGACACTACATCATCCACCATATGATGAACCTAGAAGAAATGGGAAGGTTCCGAAGATACTAACACACAGACTGTTTCCTCAAGCTCAGTATAGCATTTGGATTGATGGGAAAATGGAGCTTATAGTTGACCCATTGCTTATTCTAGAAAG ATATCTCTGGCGGGGAAAGCACACATTTGCAATTGCTTGTCATAAACATCACAGGAGTATCTATGAGGAGGCAGATGCAATCAAGCGAAGGAAGCGGTATGCTCGGCCGCTGATCGATTTGCACATGAAGATTTACCACTATGAGGGAATGGAGCTATGGAGTCCAAAGAAAAGGACAATCAGTG ATGTACCAGAGGGTGCAGTCATAATACGCGAGCACACAACAATGACCAACTTGTTCAGCTGCCTTTGGTTTAATGAGGTCAATCTTTTCACACCGAGGGATCAACTTAGTTTTGGCTATGTGGTGTACAGATTAGAAGAGTTCAAGTTTTTCATGTTCCCCAACTGCGAATATAATTCATTATTCATATTGCACAGACACACCCGGGAACATTCTTCTGTTGTTGAGTGGGTTAAATCCCTAGATGAATTTAAGGGGAACAAAACTGGACTGAAAGAGAGTAGGGGAGGGCTAGGACTGTGGACACCATATCCAGGGGACCTCAACTCAGTCCAACTCCCTTCTGTCAAAAGAACATCACCTGCAGGGtga
- the LOC103979536 gene encoding probable hexosyltransferase MUCI70 isoform X2 has translation METEAQRLLSLRASYRTERGNRNAGTKADETDVSANGKGIKDPLKMVWRRGFIRLVLVSAIVWMLLILFALLFHLWSCHSSISFLSALCKKDSKVLGILDTMGLTTKQQHRCSIPLMDDPDAIVIPKRTPDTIPKFLKYVLEDDQGNANEKSQPLFGGHQSWKQRENSFKLNTTMKVHCGCMKNGGAEMEALDVKYAKKCRFVVASGIFDGYDTPHQPYNISLRSRKLFCFLMVVDEVSLDFIKQNVTVREASDGGKWVGIWRLVTLHHPPYDEPRRNGKVPKILTHRLFPQAQYSIWIDGKMELIVDPLLILERYLWRGKHTFAIACHKHHRSIYEEADAIKRRKRYARPLIDLHMKIYHYEGMELWSPKKRTISDVPEGAVIIREHTTMTNLFSCLWFNEVNLFTPRDQLSFGYVVYRLEEFKFFMFPNCEYNSLFILHRHTREHSSVVEWVKSLDEFKGNKTGLKESRGGLGLWTPYPGDLNSVQLPSVKRTSPAG, from the exons ATGGAGACTGAAGCCCAGCGCTTGCTCTCCTTGCGAGCCTCTTATCGAACGGAGAGGGGTAATCGGAATGCTGGCACCAAAG CCGATGAAACCGATGTCTCTGCCAACGGAAAGGGCATTAAAGATCCTCTGAAGATGGTCTGGCGGAGGGGTTTCATACGGTTGGTCCTCGTGTCAGCCATTGTGTGGATGCTGCTCATCCTTTTTGCCTTGCTATTTCATTTGTGGTCGTGtcattcttctattagcttcttgTCAG CTCTTTGTAAAAAAGACAGCAAAGTTCTTGGTATCTTAGACACAATGGGTCTCACTACCAAGCAACAACATC GTTGCTCAATTCCTCTTATGGATGACCCAGATGCCATAGTCATTCCAAAGAGAACTCCCGATACCATCCCAAAATTTCTAAAATATGTATTGGAAGATGACCAAGGAAATGCCAATGAGAAGTCTCAACCACTTTTTGGGGGACATCAGAGCTGGAAACAAAGAGAAAATAGTTTCAAACTGAATACAACTATGAAG GTGCACTGTGGCTGTATGAAAAATGGAGGTGCAGAAATGGAAGCTTTAGATGTGAAATATGCAAAGAAATGTAGGTTTGTAGTTGCCTCTGGCATTTTTGATGGGTATGACACTCCCCATCAACCTTACAACATAAGTCTTCGTTCCAGAAAGCTATTCTGCTTTCTGATGGTAGTTGATGAGGTCTCTCTTGATTTCATTAAGCAAAATGTAACTGTTAGAGAAGCCAGTGATGGAGGAAAATGGGTAGGTATTTGGCGCCTTGTGACACTACATCATCCACCATATGATGAACCTAGAAGAAATGGGAAGGTTCCGAAGATACTAACACACAGACTGTTTCCTCAAGCTCAGTATAGCATTTGGATTGATGGGAAAATGGAGCTTATAGTTGACCCATTGCTTATTCTAGAAAG ATATCTCTGGCGGGGAAAGCACACATTTGCAATTGCTTGTCATAAACATCACAGGAGTATCTATGAGGAGGCAGATGCAATCAAGCGAAGGAAGCGGTATGCTCGGCCGCTGATCGATTTGCACATGAAGATTTACCACTATGAGGGAATGGAGCTATGGAGTCCAAAGAAAAGGACAATCAGTG ATGTACCAGAGGGTGCAGTCATAATACGCGAGCACACAACAATGACCAACTTGTTCAGCTGCCTTTGGTTTAATGAGGTCAATCTTTTCACACCGAGGGATCAACTTAGTTTTGGCTATGTGGTGTACAGATTAGAAGAGTTCAAGTTTTTCATGTTCCCCAACTGCGAATATAATTCATTATTCATATTGCACAGACACACCCGGGAACATTCTTCTGTTGTTGAGTGGGTTAAATCCCTAGATGAATTTAAGGGGAACAAAACTGGACTGAAAGAGAGTAGGGGAGGGCTAGGACTGTGGACACCATATCCAGGGGACCTCAACTCAGTCCAACTCCCTTCTGTCAAAAGAACATCACCTGCAGGGtga
- the LOC103979536 gene encoding probable hexosyltransferase MUCI70 isoform X3, which produces METEAQRLLSLRASYRTERGNRNAGTKDAADETDVSANGKGIKDPLKMVWRRGFIRLVLVSAIVWMLLILFALLFHLWSCHSSISFLSGCSIPLMDDPDAIVIPKRTPDTIPKFLKYVLEDDQGNANEKSQPLFGGHQSWKQRENSFKLNTTMKVHCGCMKNGGAEMEALDVKYAKKCRFVVASGIFDGYDTPHQPYNISLRSRKLFCFLMVVDEVSLDFIKQNVTVREASDGGKWVGIWRLVTLHHPPYDEPRRNGKVPKILTHRLFPQAQYSIWIDGKMELIVDPLLILERYLWRGKHTFAIACHKHHRSIYEEADAIKRRKRYARPLIDLHMKIYHYEGMELWSPKKRTISDVPEGAVIIREHTTMTNLFSCLWFNEVNLFTPRDQLSFGYVVYRLEEFKFFMFPNCEYNSLFILHRHTREHSSVVEWVKSLDEFKGNKTGLKESRGGLGLWTPYPGDLNSVQLPSVKRTSPAG; this is translated from the exons ATGGAGACTGAAGCCCAGCGCTTGCTCTCCTTGCGAGCCTCTTATCGAACGGAGAGGGGTAATCGGAATGCTGGCACCAAAG ATGCAGCCGATGAAACCGATGTCTCTGCCAACGGAAAGGGCATTAAAGATCCTCTGAAGATGGTCTGGCGGAGGGGTTTCATACGGTTGGTCCTCGTGTCAGCCATTGTGTGGATGCTGCTCATCCTTTTTGCCTTGCTATTTCATTTGTGGTCGTGtcattcttctattagcttcttgTCAG GTTGCTCAATTCCTCTTATGGATGACCCAGATGCCATAGTCATTCCAAAGAGAACTCCCGATACCATCCCAAAATTTCTAAAATATGTATTGGAAGATGACCAAGGAAATGCCAATGAGAAGTCTCAACCACTTTTTGGGGGACATCAGAGCTGGAAACAAAGAGAAAATAGTTTCAAACTGAATACAACTATGAAG GTGCACTGTGGCTGTATGAAAAATGGAGGTGCAGAAATGGAAGCTTTAGATGTGAAATATGCAAAGAAATGTAGGTTTGTAGTTGCCTCTGGCATTTTTGATGGGTATGACACTCCCCATCAACCTTACAACATAAGTCTTCGTTCCAGAAAGCTATTCTGCTTTCTGATGGTAGTTGATGAGGTCTCTCTTGATTTCATTAAGCAAAATGTAACTGTTAGAGAAGCCAGTGATGGAGGAAAATGGGTAGGTATTTGGCGCCTTGTGACACTACATCATCCACCATATGATGAACCTAGAAGAAATGGGAAGGTTCCGAAGATACTAACACACAGACTGTTTCCTCAAGCTCAGTATAGCATTTGGATTGATGGGAAAATGGAGCTTATAGTTGACCCATTGCTTATTCTAGAAAG ATATCTCTGGCGGGGAAAGCACACATTTGCAATTGCTTGTCATAAACATCACAGGAGTATCTATGAGGAGGCAGATGCAATCAAGCGAAGGAAGCGGTATGCTCGGCCGCTGATCGATTTGCACATGAAGATTTACCACTATGAGGGAATGGAGCTATGGAGTCCAAAGAAAAGGACAATCAGTG ATGTACCAGAGGGTGCAGTCATAATACGCGAGCACACAACAATGACCAACTTGTTCAGCTGCCTTTGGTTTAATGAGGTCAATCTTTTCACACCGAGGGATCAACTTAGTTTTGGCTATGTGGTGTACAGATTAGAAGAGTTCAAGTTTTTCATGTTCCCCAACTGCGAATATAATTCATTATTCATATTGCACAGACACACCCGGGAACATTCTTCTGTTGTTGAGTGGGTTAAATCCCTAGATGAATTTAAGGGGAACAAAACTGGACTGAAAGAGAGTAGGGGAGGGCTAGGACTGTGGACACCATATCCAGGGGACCTCAACTCAGTCCAACTCCCTTCTGTCAAAAGAACATCACCTGCAGGGtga
- the LOC103980804 gene encoding protein ALTERED PHOSPHATE STARVATION RESPONSE 1-like, which translates to MGGCATSRLGGSGEEDDPVALCRERKRLLKAAVERRYALAAAHAAYVRSLNAVASAIDLFVVRHSAPTAILVTLPDADVDPSPPSSSSAFLPHTPREANAESLECPGSLPLSPSSDSSSDDDVEGVEATGVAEEQEDGRGGEMGFGYFFSAPAPLPPSPSPEVFGWDFFNPFDGMQTTVEAVAMVGSLDRSSDEDLRLVREEEGIPELEEVEDRKTTEESEKVVALGAEDKGHCDGRVQVEVAGSSSGGGEEKGLSVAEMQGSGRELLQALRDVEDHFIRAHDSGKEVSRMLEANMVLLQSGLEEIKENSSKMIQAITWHRSPSSLSSSYWSHLASSSSSTTWSESKSDLFDDYGGMESGSHSQTLGRLYAWEKKLSEEVKAGDQIRQAYEKKCLQLRNQNAKGVESRSVDKTRAAVRDLYSRIWVALRAVESIAERIQKLRDEELQPQIIELLQGLMGSWKVMLESHEAQKQIMFEVNLFTCPSYGKYSNDSQRLATLTLVAELHHWRRYFRGYISAQKAYVEALDGWLSKFILPDMEFYSRTRSSLSHIASGPPLVVICHQWSTSLGKLRDSAVTYSMRSFARTVRFLSVKQVEEQQQKKKVDALTRELERRVLAVQKAEDKVLDLKLSENEPEHLAGKKEMLDMLRKKLEMEKEKHRNCMRATQEVTLNGFKIGLASAFESLTEFAKDSLKLYDELLSRNEKAKAAIETTGKPSFTEGSSSELEVNSR; encoded by the exons ATGGGGGGCTGCGCCACCTCGAGGCTCGGCGGTAGCGGCGAGGAGGACGACCCGGTGGCGCTTTGCCGGGAGCGGAAGCGGCTTCTCAAGGCGGCGGTGGAGCGGCGGTACGCCCTCGCTGCAGCCCACGCCGCTTACGTCCGCTCCCTCAACGCTGTCGCCTCCGCCATCGACCTCTTCGTCGTCCGCCACTCTGCCCCCACCGCCATCCTCGTCACCCTTCCCGACGCCGACGTCGACCCgtcccctccctcctcctcctccgccttcctTCCCCACACGCCGCGCGAGGCAAATGCGGAATCTTTGGAGTGCCCAGGTTCTCTCCCGCTTTCCCCGTCGTCGGATTCCAGCTCTGATGATGACGTAGAGGGCGTGGAAGCGACGGGGGTGGCCGAAGAGCAGGAGGACGGAAGGGGAGGGGAGATGGGGTTTGGGTACTTCTTCTCTGCCCCGGCGCCATTGCCGCCGTCCCCGTCCCCGGAGGTGTTCGGGTGGGACTTCTTTAACCCGTTCGACGGAATGCAAACGACGGTAGAGGCTGTGGCGATGGTGGGGTCCCTGGACCGGAGCTCAGATGAGGACTTGAGGCTGGTGAGGGAGGAGGAGGGCATCCCGGAGCTGGAGGAAGTGGAAGACAGGAAAACGACAGAGGAGAGTGAAAAGGTGGTAGCTTTGGGTGCAGAGGACAAGGGACACTGTGACGGCAGAGTGCAGGTTgaagtggctggcagcagcagcggAGGAGGGGAAGAGAAGGGTTTGTCGGTGGCGGAGATGCAGGGGAGCGGTCGAGAGTTGCTTCAAGCGCTGAGGGATGTGGAGGATCACTTCATCAGGGCTCATGATTCCGGCAAAGAGGTCTCAAGGATGCTGGAGGCCAACATGGTTCTCCTCCAATCTGGGCTTGAGGAGATTAAAG AGAATTCGTCGAAGATGATACAAGCCATCACATGGCATCGGTCTCCTTCGTCGTTATCTTCATCCTATTGGAGTCACCTTGCGTCGAGCTCTAGTAGTACAACATGGTCGGAAAGTAAGAGTGACCTTTTCGATGATTATGGTGGAATGGAATCAGGAAGCCACTCACAGACTCTTGGAAGATTATATGCTTGGGAGAAGAAACTATCTGAAGAAGTGAAG GCTGGAGATCAAATACGGCAGGCATACGAGAAGAAATGCTTGCAGCTAAGAAATCAGAATGCGAAGGGAGTCGAATCACGATCGGTTGACAAGACGAGGGCTGCTGTAAGAGACCTCTATTCAAGAATCTGGGTAGCATTGCGTGCAGTCGAATCGATCGCTGAAAGGATACAGAAATTGAGGGATGAAGAATTGCAGCCGCAGATCATTGAGCTTCTACAAGG TCTAATGGGGTCTTGGAAGGTAATGCTCGAATCGCATGAAGCCCAGAAGCAAATCATGTTTGAAGTAAACTTATTCACGTGCCCTTCCTATGGAAAATATAGCAACGATTCACAGCGACTTGCAACGCTCACCCTGGTCGCTGAGCTTCATCACTGGAGGAGATACTTTAGAGGTTACATTTCAGCGCAGAAGGCATATGTTGAAGCTCTTGATGGTTGGCTGTCGAAGTTCATCTTACCTGACATGGAATTCTACTCTCGGACTAGATCCTCACTTTCGCATATAGCTAGTGGCCCACCTCTAGTTGTCATCTGTCACCAGTGGTCGACCTCACTGGGGAAGTTGCGTGACAGTGCCGTAACTTATAGCATGAGAAGTTTCGCCAGAACCGTGAGGTTCTTATCGGTTAAGCAAGTAGAGGAACAACAACAGAAGAAGAAAGTGGATGCCCTCACTAGGGAGCTCGAACGCAGGGTTCTCGCAGTCCAGAAAGCAGAGGATAAGGTCTTGGATCTAAAGCTGTCAGAAAATGAACCTGAACATTTAGCCGGTAAGAAAGAGATGCTCGACATGCTCAGGAAGAAACTGGAGATGGAGAAAGAAAAACATCGCAATTGCATGCGGGCGACGCAGGAAGTCACCCTAAATGGATTCAAGATAGGCTTGGCCAGTGCCTTTGAGTCGCTCACGGAGTTTGCCAAGGATTCATTGAAACTCTACGACGAACTACTATCACGGAATGAGAAAGCAAAGGCAGCGATTGAGACGACCGGGAAACCATCATTTACGGAGGGCTCTTCCTCCGAGTTGGAGGTCAATAGCAGATAG